Proteins encoded in a region of the Pelmatolapia mariae isolate MD_Pm_ZW linkage group LG16_19, Pm_UMD_F_2, whole genome shotgun sequence genome:
- the LOC134644520 gene encoding olfactory receptor 13C2-like: MDKELNVTFLTLDWYTEINNYRYILFFFMFTLYILIICTNSTIVYLIFIHKNLHEPMYIFIAALLLNSVLYSTTIYPKLLIDFLSEKQVTTYSACLFQFFMFYTLGGSELPLLGAMAYDRYVAICKPLQYHIIMRKTTVGIFLVVAWLVPACHVAVQAIASAEAKLCDSNIKGIFCNNAVYTLQCQRSRLITVFGMVSLLDLVILPMLFIVFTYTIIFIVSYRSCKEIRMKAAKTCLPHLLVLISASVFFVYDISIARVELDFPKTARIIMTLQIVLYHPLFNPFVYGLKMKEISKHLKKLLCQAKIISCIKIGC; this comes from the coding sequence ATGGATAAAGAGTTAAATGTTACCTTTCTAACTCTGGACTGGTACACAGAAATTAACAACTacagatatattttatttttttttatgtttacattatatattcTAATAATCTGCACTAATTCTACTATTGTGTATTTAATCTTTATTCATAAAAACCTTCATGAGCCTATGTACATTTTCATTGCAGCTTTGCTACTTAACTCTGTTCTTTACAGCACAACTATTTACCCAAAACTTCTGATTgactttttatctgaaaaaCAAGTCACAACATATTCAGCCTgtctctttcagttttttatgttttacactCTAGGTGGTTCAGAGTTACCTCTCTTGGGTGCCATGGCCTATGACAGATATGTGGCTATATGTAAACCTCTACAATATCATATTATCATGAGAAAAACCACTGTGGGTATTTTCCTGGTCGTGGCTTGGCTTGTACCTGCTTGTCATGTTGCTGTCCAAGCAATAGCAAGTGCTGAAGCTAAACTGTGTGACTCTAATATAAAAggaatattttgtaataatgcAGTTTACACTCTTCAGTGTCAAAGATCAAGATTAATTACTGTCTTTGGTATGGTTAGTTTACTAGATCTTGTAATACTTCCTATGCTCTTCATAGTTTTCACATACAcaataatatttattgtttcttaTCGAAGTTGTAAAGAAATTAGGATGAAAGCTGCAAAGACTTGTTTACCCCATCTCTTAGTTTTAATCAGTgcctctgtgttttttgtgtatgATATAAGCATAGCTCGGGTGGAACTAGATTTTCCAAAAACTGCACGCATAATAATGACATTACAAATAGTGCTCTATCACCCTTTGTTTAATCCATTTgtatatgggctcaaaatgaaGGAAATTTCTAAACATCTTAAAAAGCTGCTTTGTCAGGCCAAAATCATTTCTTGTATTAAAATTGGATGCTAA